The Amphiprion ocellaris isolate individual 3 ecotype Okinawa chromosome 12, ASM2253959v1, whole genome shotgun sequence region ATCTGATCTACCACTTCCTGGGTGTTTGTGGTGAGACTAGCTGCCTGAAACTCCCCCTGCGAGTCATAAGGCAAGTCACAGGGAGCAGTAAAGGTGAAAGCTTTTACTAAGAAACACCCGAAACAACGGACCCTCAGCAGAGCCTCTTGTTGATGAGGCTTCTTTAAACCAGAACTATGGCTGAGATGatcaaaatcagctgtttcatgTGAGTTTCAACTGATAAAATCAATTATTTTAGTGTCCTGGCATGCCGTTAAAGAAGATCTGCTCTTTGTGAGCACAGATCTGCTTCACAAACCCTCCTTCAGGTGCAGTGTTTCACTTTGAGCATCGGTCGAGATGAAAACGTTTGTGTCAGGAGAAGGGACGGACAGAGAGAGAGTTCCACTTCCTCCAAAGCTGCTTGTTTGGTTTGATTGCCTGAAAGCCTCCTAAAACACCATCACAAATGCCCACATTTATCCATTTATCCTCACTGACAACActcgctctcacacacacagacacacaactgaaATCGGGAGAAACGAGACGACACTCCATTAGCTGCTCCTTCACCCCGGCTAGTTGAACACCGCTAACGTCGAGCCGACAGAGCAGGCTTGTGTTCCCCGGAAGCACCTTAGTGCCGGACCATCCCTGAGCCGCTGGCTTACAAATGGAACAAACGTGATTGTTGTGCTAAGATCCTTCAGGGGGAACACGGTGCTGACGGCGGCCCAGCTCGGCCTGGTGTTCCTGGCAGGAAAAGGGATCGAGGACGGGGGGCACAGGAGCTTCCAGTAACCTCAGAGTAGTGGAAAAACTGATGAGTGAATTTTTCCTTCTTCCAAACCAGGAAATATTGGTGCTCAGACACATTCTAACCCCTCGGTGGTCAACTAAAGGGATCTGTGCTTCATAGTGTCACATTGTTTGCTTCATCTGCCCCTTGacaaatcatcatcatcatcatgatcaTCATCCCCCTTCCCTCGGATCGTGAGGCGCCCAGCAGACCAGACAGGGGAGTTCGGTCCTTCGGCCGCCTCCTCTGTGCAGCAGGAGGAGCTACGTGACCATTAACTCATAGGTGCGACGGCCGTCTGAACTCTACTGCAGGTTCTTCAGGATGCGACCGTAGCGGAAGTCGTAGACGTGCCGGCAGAGATACACCAACTCGGGGTCGACGTCTGTGGGCACACAGCGGTGGGAGGGGGGGGCGAAGTCAGGGCGGCAGGGCACCATGCTGGCACTGCCAGGGGGGGCGCCCTCAGCACGCCGCTTCACCAAGGCACAAAATCTGGGAAATCAGAACAGGAGAGCCTTAAGCAAGCTGATTAAGGAAGGAAAAGTTATCAGCTTCGATACTCTTAAACATAAATATGCAGTGGAAAAACAAGACTTTCATCGATATCTACAATCATTACATCATTATATagaaacacaaatatatacAGTGTCAGAGGCCAACATGGACTTAATGAAGTTATTTAGAAATTCATATCATAGGAAAACTAATAAGAAGCCAGTTAAATGTCTGACGAATCATAAGTGTCACTCCACTGAACACGTAAAGACAATatgggagaaagaaagagggatgACTATCAGAGGAGGAATGGACTGCAATATGGACACTGCAGTGGAAATGCACCAACTCACAGAGATGGAAGGAATATAGATGGAAAACCTTGATAAGATACGTCATCACTCCACGTCAAAAATACACTAAGCTGGAACTCCTCCTGTTAGTTGGAGAAGGTGTGGAACCAACATGCAAACCATTTTCCTATCCTATGTGACTGCCCAATTATTAGACAGTACTGGAGTGATGTTCATGGAGCACTGCAAGACGTTTTTAAATTTGTAACTCCTTTTGGaatgaaaactgtttattttggatccttaccacaggaaaggagaaaaaaggataaatatctattgagtgttttgttggttgCAAGCAAGAAATGGTTATCACAGGATATTACAACACTGGATATTAATAAAATGGAAGCGATGACAGCATTaacaaatcaaaaacaagactgGTTTGCAGCATGCTGGGAAAAATGGATTGCgtgtataaaaattaaaaagcccaATTTAATTTTGAGTCTGAAAATTTAAAGACAATGTAATGGTCACTCCGTAATGTtcttaaaaatgttcacatttctgtttattttattttatttatttttttgatgggaaattgttttctgaaaaaaagaacaatgataaTATTGTGCAAATGCTGACACGTGAATTGTACTTATCACTAAATATTGTTAAAACTGATAAAGACTCAATCAATAGAGAACACGGTCAGCTGCAGAGTAGAGAACAAAAGCGGCTCCACAACTGTAAAATATCCCTTAAATGCCAAATGCTTCAAAATTTTATCAGCTCTTAAtatctgcattatttctaagttgacaAGAAGAATTTTTCCTCtcatgaacaatcaaaaactaCTTTGGAAAGACTCTATTGTACTATCGTCCAGCtagattcaagagtttttatttgtcatatgCTCATTCAGTATGTGCAGTGACATGCTCTGTGACACGTCCTTAAGGCCGTAGCAACAATAAGACATTATAAGGAACAGTAGAAACTAAATGCAGCAAAAGTGAATACAGCTCTGATCACTGAAGCTAAACTGAGCAGAACTATGACTTCAAATTAACCTAACTGCATGAatatggttctaaaatgagctgtgcaCACCAGAACCTTTCCTATTTTGGATCTCTGgacagtgtctgtctgtctgtctgtctgtctgtctgcatcatggctccacatggaaaagaactgaaagAGCAACTAAAAAATGTGCTGGTGAGGCTTTACAAAGACGAACAAGGACacaggagaaagaagaagatcGGTGAAACACATTATCCACAGTAACCAAGAGGTACATAACAGGCCATTGTACCAAGCCCACCAACAGTGCAGTATTTACACAATAAACTAACAGACGGCAGCTGCTTCAAAGCTGGTAGtttctgtgaagctcagacagcgTGAAGGACACTGCAGAACATCGACCACTATGGATGGAGGACAAGAAAAAAGCGTTGCTTgtagacacaaaactgcaagatggAACTTCGCTGAAGAATTTAAGAAATTTGGTGAGGATTGGGAGCACATTATTTGGTCAGGTAGTACCAAGACAAATGTGGTTTCCAGCATGCTGGCCATAAACCTCTTCAGGACTGCCACAGTGAAGGTGGGAGTGGAAGacatggggctgcatgagtgcaaaactGCCTGCAGATAAACCACGtctggagagagagaagggataCTCCAGCATGATAACCATCTAAAACAAatttgcaaatttccccttgtgggactaaaACAGGATACTCTATTCTaaaacacaaagtcacacaagagtttctacaGAAGGAAAGAGTGAATGATTTGACCTGGATAAGTACGTCGTCTGACTTGAATCCCACAGAAGACCTTTGGAGTATtttacagagacagacagagcaacacaacccctacAGAAAAGAGCAACTAAAAATAGTctgaagaatggcagaacaGCACATGAGGATTCAGGtcaatcatcaaaaataaagatgtACACAGaagtattgaaaaaaacaaagatctgAATCTCACTAATGAAAGATGTACTCAGAGTTGTGGCattgagtttgttttgttaaaacatCTAAACTGTGACTCTCACACCTTATAGTTCAACTTAGAAGAAATCTAATTacgggggtcctcggtttacgacgtcatcgacctacggcgtttcatcagaactggttacgtggaactagttgaggAATGGACCAGACGAATACATCGTCaccggcgctataagacggctttgtttacattcgctggttgtacgccaccttggattgtgttacattctctaactttttgtccttcattttggctcccaagtgtaagtcagactcttctgatggcagtgctttgaagaaaaggaaaactatCTCCATGGaaatgaaattagatataataaaacgcttggaacagggcgaaacacaGACGAACATTGGTGAAGTTGTAAAACTagtgcaacatattgtagcAACCCTTTGTGATGAATGAGACTTTATCTTCTTCTCtggtggtttattgaaccttcacacaggctactgtgggccgtagccaacgccagaataactacaaaaacacgctaacttagctccagaattagccgccgttcccagctctctctactgctgactgtcagccaatcagaggtgagctaactaaacatccatgttcactgacatcaggtaaatctggaactgaacaataaacattgaaacctcaacatcaacaacaacatcagtccgtcacaatattctgttatcttcttgtaaaatgactcatacatgcaggaaagtcgttggtattcatgacttttccaaagaactgattgACATTGTGATGCATGTAAaggttttgtttaaattttcatCAGACTTCTGACTCATGGTGAAAATGGACTTACGCAGATCAGTAGAAAAGGAACTCCAACATAAGTCAAAGACCCCCTGTAGTGTAAGATGACCCACTGTTGATTCACTTAAcacttaagtgattttgcaacagtttctgttgttttctgtatttttatttcaacacataaaacataataatCTCCAGTGACTCCTAAGTAAATTCTCATGGCCTTTGATTTCGTTAACAGTTCCAGTGTCACAGATGTGCGATAAGAAGAACAGGGCAGCAGACTTCCACTGAGAAGGTGTTAATTAAACACATGAATCCAAAGCTTCTAAGAGGACTTTCAACCAACGCTGAGGTGTTTGTGTGAGCAGCCACTTACCTACAGTACTGGGCAAGTGGGAGAACGTAGCATCTATCTTCTATGCAGGCCACACTATTTTCATCCTGATGCCGAGAGGCGAAAATCTCATTCTGAAAGCGACAGTGTCACATCATGGTAAGTGCTTCCCGTCGTGCAGAATGAAGGCTGAAGGAAATGACAACGCTGTTCGACTGTGAGCTCATGGGGGCCTGAAACTGTTCCTTTACGTTGTGTGTCACCAAACACAAATCCCCACACGCTGCACACTGCAAATAGAAAATGAATTTTCTAACACTGAAGCTGTGCCCTTCCCTGTTCTTGGTTTTGTGTTAGACTGAACTCGCAGAGATATCATCATTTTTGGCATTGTGGTGACACTGAAAGGCTAACCAGCTATCAACAGCTTCAGGGCTGCTGGGAGAGAGATAATTATGTCTGCAGCAACAGTCAGCCGCTAAATATTTCTGCACAGACAAGTGCTTTTGTTTTCCTCATCGTGCACTGTTTTCTTACATGTCAGGATAGCTTGTAATTTTACTACTATAGCAAGAAAAAACATGTGATTTAAGTAGAAAAAAACATACTTCCACCCACATTTAAACACCAAAGTATAATTTAAAAGGTGAAAGAAAGAGCTTGAAGCGTGTCTCTGATTAAGACAGCAGACATCTGTACTTCATTTAACTCACTCTGCTGTTTGTCTTGACTAACACAATGAGACTTTGGgatgaaaacatgacattggAGAAGAAatgtaatagaaaaaaataagttttgggattctgaaattaaaactgctgcaaatattttttttttaaaaagggttgGGAACAAATTCACGTTAACaactttagttttgttttccttgttttgaaaGTCATTTTCGTTTTTATTAGTAacagtattttctttttcattactACCATGAATTCACTCATTCATTTagcattttatatttacatatatgcTAAATGAATAATATACATATAgacatatatatacatgcattttaaatcactgtgccttgaaaggtgtaaatactgtttattgacttttaatataaTTAGTATTTCTATAGACTTTAGaattagaagtgttttgtttatagtattgtacagcaagttttttaagagtatatactaacctttaatattaatgttactaacctgcctgtttTGTCTTATTGCATGTAAGCTTCTGAAAACTTTGAATTCCCTCGGGATTAGtaaattatctatctatctatctatctatctatctatctatctatctatctatctatctatctatctatctatctatctatctatctatctgtctatctgtctatctatctatctgtctatctgtctatctatctgtccaCACAGTTTTGGGAAAGAGAACAATAGTCATGTTTACACTATGCATTTTAACTACATTTATTCATATACACTTTATTTAgtttgggtttatttcagtgtttttgtctttaatccTGTGAGCCTCgatttgaaagacattttttcattacaaacttgctgaaattacaccatttataagagccagaaactataaaaaactGAGAGACTCACTGGattcctttctcttttttttttcaactgtccAAGGCTCCTTGAACATCTCATGtggaaatgattaaaatgattcatgtaaaatctgttttatttggaaagctgcagggagctaATGCTAACTGAATTCTCCCAAATCTCGACAATGAAGGCAAACAGTGCAAATGTGGCATTGCCACAATAGCCACATTAATGGAAAATACAGAATGTTAAAATAACCCAGAACAGTCTTTTAATTAGTTATTCTATAATGTTGCTTATTACTGAGTTTTGCACCTTTGCACCTCCGTAAAAGGTTGCTAATTaaataactgcattttaatttatctttttcctttctcctgaatgtttgtttttctgtttgcctGCACAACCATCATCTACCCAGTGGGAGAAATGAATCTCTGCGGCAGTAAACTCAGGCCTCACCTCACAGTGTGTGCTGGGATCTCGGCCTCCCTGGGTGTGCTCGGGTCGGTAGTACCAGAAAAGGCTCATCATCAGctctcctgcagcagcacacGGACACTCAGGTAAACAACACTGATCAACACTGTCCAGTCAACCATCCGTCCACGCACACAAAGCGCTCtatctcctcctcatctccttcaCCTGTTTTGGGGTCCTCCCACAGCGCTGATATCTTGGCAACATATGGGAGGGATTTCTTCCTGGGGCCTGATCGTAGCAGCACGGTGTCTCTGACTCGAATCACTTCGCCGTCCCTCTCCACGCCTTCGTAACATTGCCGCAGGGCCGTCTCATCCTCTCCCTGAGACGCAAACACAATGAGGACAGACGTAATTCTCAttataaagacaaaaaggaagctgTCACGCAAAGCTGCACGGTCAAAACACAATTATCTTTTCCCTcaagagatgactttttttttttttttttagtccttGTGTGAGGCGGTAGTGTGGATGCTAAGGTGTCTACTATATGATCAGGTAGCAGAATAGAAGAGAAAATTTATAAACAAATTCTGAGTGTGCCAATGCAGCTGTTGCCAGGTCCTGCTATAGTTAAACATAAGGTctaagtacattttattttgaaaagccagcataTTTCAGGATCCCTGGCATCTTTGaggttttactttgaaagtgtaTCAATCATCCAATCAGCTGTGAGTCACTAGTAGCTTGCAGTGAGCAGAACAGGCGGACGAAAGATTAGAGCCTCCAACAAACGATCACAACTCAAAAACTATGTCgtatttaaaaaattctttcatTGCATCAGGCACAACATTGTTTTGAACACTctgatgtattttcatgtcTGTACTGGGTGTTATACAGATTTGGTGGCAGGTCATAGAGACCCTTCGTTTCAGATTTTCACCTGAAACTTTAGAACTCTGATATAATGGGAGTAACAGAGTTTTGGGCGACGCACTCTGTGCTCTGAGGTGATTTATGAGAAAACCATAAGTTCTACTGTAAGGACACTCACactgggaggaagaggacaaaaatatctacatttttctgcacaaaTTGTTCATGTAGAGTAGAAATTGTAAGGAGAAGACAAGATTAACGGTacttttttcacaaaatttttAAGTGGTGTCACTCACTGCAGCTGAAGAAAAAATTGTAGACtttcaaaaaatccataaaacttAAACTGCAGCTGCACAAATCTGAAAAGACACCAAAATGCGTACTTAAATGAATCACATTTAAAGTTGTCCTTCTGACCTCCCATTGATTTCAGTGCAGATTTTTAACGCACCTTTTGTGATTTTCATAAAAAACGTACAAAGAATTGCTAGGCCAATATAAaattgagggatttttgaagtccatgggatatatcttgcacatatttttattaaaataaaaaaataagttttttatgctcattatgatcatgtcttcacaaattccataattattatggaaacaatcacttactaagaaaaaatgactggatatcactaaaacgtcaactaaataaccatccaaacttaataacaaccaccttctaattagataaacaataatgaaatgagcttattccaaaattgttttgattgtgttctttttattaagttgagataatcatgacagatatttctttttgggcaatatatcaaattttatgtggaaaataaataaatcactttcaactaagttccccattacaaaaacacctgtcaaggaagtgtgttaattccagatcacatgacctgctccacatgatgtcatttcctcctgaagaaaagactggccagactccaaggctttctgacttatttaatataaagtagtcaacaggtttactacaatatctttataaataactttcaatttcagttttactcaattgtatatagaatatttagaagaatctttgtgtaaaaatgctatgtggtgtttggttataggcggccatgttgattttagacctgaaaacagcaaaaatgtcgactatgatacctgtcaactatgttacaaaaagtcctgcaattatatattgacccagttattgaatatttttttattattcaataTTCATATCTATAATAATCCTTTCGAACAAAAAATCCACATTATTGCATTATTTGCGAATCAGCTAGGTGCCAGAAATAATGTCAGAAGAAtctataataacaataaacctAAGGAATAGCAATAAGTGTTCTTCAGTGTTTATGAATTGGTGCACCTTAACTAGCACAGATGTTCTGACAGATAACGTACCGCTATGAAGACCTCCCTCTCCGTGGAGATCCCAACAGGCCTCCAGCCGTTGGTGGCTCGTCTTCGACTGACTTTCTTCTGTTTGGTGCTGCTCAGACTCGGTACCGGCGACGGCTGCTTGGCCGTGAGTCTTGTGCGGCCGATAGACAGCGAGCCGTTGGAGGCTTTGGTGCTCTGTGGGCATTCCTTGGCTAGTTTTAACCGGGCCTGGGGCTGGTCTCGACCAGACAGGGGGGTCAGCAGGTGGGGTTTGGTCTGAGTGGATGTGGGCACGCTGGATAGAGGGCAGCTGGAGATGGGCATGGAGGGAGGAACCAGGAGAGAGGGGTTGTGTTCACCCTGAGGGGAGGAGTAACCCTCTGCAAGAGTAAAAAGTAACTCTcagtaaaagaaaataacacaacCTTCCTCTTATAGGTGAATTCATCAGCGACAAACAATCTTTTCCCTGCACATGCTGCTGTTTAGCAAAGGTTATATCgactttaaataataaaactgcacaGTTCCCTCGTAAATCTGCTTAGAAACTTTTTTTATCTCATTCATCAGTCcaactatatatataaaaaacacatttgttacaGAAAACATTACAACAGGTCTGCAGCTCCTTATCAAGATAAAGTCGAGCCCTGAAGCTATGAACACTTTCAAagccaacaaaaacaacaaaaacatcgaTGGTCACACTTGTTGGACCGAACAACTCCACTGAGGCAAACAGTTTAATCCCCTAATCCTCCAAAACAAGCTGGTAGGTACAAAAGGCAATGtttgtgaataaaaaaaaactccaaaatcaTAACATTTATTGTAGCCAGAAACTCTAAAAACAACTACTACCATAGTTAGACTTTCCATTTTCCAACAGTCTCTCAACACATCCTTAGCAACAGATAGTTTCATcaggaaaaactgtcaaaaataaggTTACATTTTCCTTGAAATTCAGAAATAATGATCCAACAGTCCCTGAATGCATCACCAGTGACATGTAGTTTCATCAggaaaaattgtcaaaaatgagcttaaaatttccttttaaattctgaaccctaaaaccaaCTAGGCAAACCCAAAAGGCAAAAAGCAGGTTTTCTTTACAAACCCACCAGAATGACACCattaatcagagccagaaactgtaaaagtaaGAGCATCATCATAGTTTCCAAATATCTGACAGCCCTTAAACATATCATGAGTGACACGTGGCTCcatttggaaaaaacaaaaggtgaagcttaaaatcatatttcagctaaattacttttttctatGCACCTCTATTttaaaattagccaaaaatcctgcacaaaacaaacaaacaaaaaaaatctacaatccTCATCACAAACGGGAAGTCATGTTTGACTCAGGATTCAACCAACAGTGACCAACAAtgacgtgacaaaaattcatttaggctgaactgcaggcagtgttttcacagagcaggAAGGAGACAAGAGAGactcagaggaaaataaaacatacagtggtggaaaaaaagttttcggacacccatAAAATTTGACACAATCTCAAATACTATCATGAAACATTTGTggaaaattttttttgtgtttcaaaaggtgtggctgcattagacagacacaaacatatataaattatatttttttgtttgttgtttacaagaaaaactaacaaaactaaattcttgacagtttcaatgtgtcagttctcaacattgccGGTATCAATGTCAATTGTTTAGCCGTTTACTGCACACAGCAAAGAAGCAGCCataaactgcttggggttcaaagggttaataacAACGGACTCTTTAGTATGGATGAAGGTTTTGTTCATAACACCATTTCCTTGTTCCACTCACCTGTTTTGATGCTTTGTGTGCATCCAGTGCATCCTGTGCTGAAAGAACACCCCCTGCTGGTGACGGGAGGCATCGCTCTGTAGGTGTAGCCGCCCATCCCGCAGGCTTCGCCGTAGCAGGGTGAAGTCACAGAGTTGCAGTAGGCAGGGTGGGCCAAGCCGGACGGGTGGGGAACCTGCTGGCCCAGCAGCTTGGAGCCGCTCATTCGATTAGGGCACAAACCGGATGGGGCAAAGTTCAGAGGTCGCGTGGCCAACGAGGCCGAAGTGGTTCCAGTGTGTGTCGGGTGGGCGATGTGGACGTAGTAGCTGGAGAAGCAGTGGTCGGCGGTGCAGAGGCAGGGGTGAGGGCTGAGGGTGAGGGCGGTGTGGGGGTGGGAGTGTGTCAGCGATGGCGAGGTTACGAGGCACTCGCGCTTCACGGGGGTCATAGCCGAGTTGAGCGGCTGATCATCCGACTCTCCGTAGGGCTGCTGGCCGAGGAAGAAGGCCAGGCGGTGGCAGTACTCCACCGAACCCTCCGGGGGGCAGCAGTAGTAAGAGCTCAGTTCAGtctccagctgctcctcctTCACTTGTTTCAGTGGATACGCTAGCATGCTGCGGGACTGGTAGCCGGGTTTGGTGAGTCGGTGGGTGCAGCCGGTCTCCCACTCCACCTTCGGCTCAAAGTCTGCCTTCTTCTTGCAGGTAGAGCAGCCACTGTGAGGTGGAGGAACTTCCTTCCCCTTCTGCTTCTGTAAACGTCCCTTGTGTTGGAGTTTGACCCTTGAAAGCTGCTTCGGGGTCGAGTCTGATGTGATGGTAGCGCTGGGAGCGGCTTTTACTCTCTGTTTACTGGTAGCAGAGGAGCTGGTTAGCTTCAGCAGGGCGGCGGCGTTGAGTCCAGCCAGTCTTCTGGGTGCTGGAGCGTCCAGGCTCTCCCGACTCATCCCCTCATCTCCCCGGttcactttggtcttcttcACTGGCTTAGAGCTTTGGCACAGTTCAAGTTCATGAGACACTTTACTGACGTTTCCTCGTGAAGCCTTCAGACCTGCAGAGACGC contains the following coding sequences:
- the LOC111585839 gene encoding bromo adjacent homology domain-containing 1 protein-like isoform X2; amino-acid sequence: MTHARQKASLRQNHSSAEWWDGGHLWPHGGAMGGAWPERTLRFGRTKKISEIFKQRKDKRMNNKKGRAAERSDQNRKLDRRRVKKRDRKLYPLRGRVATSDGEGLSCHVLLTRLEESIRDKEISKVKEGKDARRHLTLKSKSKKGKSSERKAAKSSPKTKLKPSSPGYSECVGLGLLQPRKRRLASLNAEAVNSLLLDRSTDPQPAAKQARRHEEPTNGGSSLDADPVRGGVSAGLKASRGNVSKVSHELELCQSSKPVKKTKVNRGDEGMSRESLDAPAPRRLAGLNAAALLKLTSSSATSKQRVKAAPSATITSDSTPKQLSRVKLQHKGRLQKQKGKEVPPPHSGCSTCKKKADFEPKVEWETGCTHRLTKPGYQSRSMLAYPLKQVKEEQLETELSSYYCCPPEGSVEYCHRLAFFLGQQPYGESDDQPLNSAMTPVKRECLVTSPSLTHSHPHTALTLSPHPCLCTADHCFSSYYVHIAHPTHTGTTSASLATRPLNFAPSGLCPNRMSGSKLLGQQVPHPSGLAHPAYCNSVTSPCYGEACGMGGYTYRAMPPVTSRGCSFSTGCTGCTQSIKTEGYSSPQGEHNPSLLVPPSMPISSCPLSSVPTSTQTKPHLLTPLSGRDQPQARLKLAKECPQSTKASNGSLSIGRTRLTAKQPSPVPSLSSTKQKKVSRRRATNGWRPVGISTEREVFIAGEDETALRQCYEGVERDGEVIRVRDTVLLRSGPRKKSLPYVAKISALWEDPKTGELMMSLFWYYRPEHTQGGRDPSTHCENEIFASRHQDENSVACIEDRCYVLPLAQYCRFCALVKRRAEGAPPGSASMVPCRPDFAPPSHRCVPTDVDPELVYLCRHVYDFRYGRILKNLQ
- the LOC111585839 gene encoding bromo adjacent homology domain-containing 1 protein-like isoform X1, yielding MFEVAPTDRPAARIFPLGDRRSDAAAASPMRNPLRKKKKKNATRRGPVGKHVMTHARQKASLRQNHSSAEWWDGGHLWPHGGAMGGAWPERTLRFGRTKKISEIFKQRKDKRMNNKKGRAAERSDQNRKLDRRRVKKRDRKLYPLRGRVATSDGEGLSCHVLLTRLEESIRDKEISKVKEGKDARRHLTLKSKSKKGKSSERKAAKSSPKTKLKPSSPGYSECVGLGLLQPRKRRLASLNAEAVNSLLLDRSTDPQPAAKQARRHEEPTNGGSSLDADPVRGGVSAGLKASRGNVSKVSHELELCQSSKPVKKTKVNRGDEGMSRESLDAPAPRRLAGLNAAALLKLTSSSATSKQRVKAAPSATITSDSTPKQLSRVKLQHKGRLQKQKGKEVPPPHSGCSTCKKKADFEPKVEWETGCTHRLTKPGYQSRSMLAYPLKQVKEEQLETELSSYYCCPPEGSVEYCHRLAFFLGQQPYGESDDQPLNSAMTPVKRECLVTSPSLTHSHPHTALTLSPHPCLCTADHCFSSYYVHIAHPTHTGTTSASLATRPLNFAPSGLCPNRMSGSKLLGQQVPHPSGLAHPAYCNSVTSPCYGEACGMGGYTYRAMPPVTSRGCSFSTGCTGCTQSIKTEGYSSPQGEHNPSLLVPPSMPISSCPLSSVPTSTQTKPHLLTPLSGRDQPQARLKLAKECPQSTKASNGSLSIGRTRLTAKQPSPVPSLSSTKQKKVSRRRATNGWRPVGISTEREVFIAGEDETALRQCYEGVERDGEVIRVRDTVLLRSGPRKKSLPYVAKISALWEDPKTGELMMSLFWYYRPEHTQGGRDPSTHCENEIFASRHQDENSVACIEDRCYVLPLAQYCRFCALVKRRAEGAPPGSASMVPCRPDFAPPSHRCVPTDVDPELVYLCRHVYDFRYGRILKNLQ